TAACCGAGGGCGTTACGGAAATTGCCGATATGACTGAAGCCCTTTCAAAATTATTTCGCTATAGCGTCAGCCATTGGGAAAGCGAGGTTACCCTTGACCGTGAACTGGTGAATGTGCAGAACTATTTTAAAATTCAGCAATACCGGTTCAACAACAAATTCGATTTACGCATACTGATAGAAGATAACGAAGAGGATACCCTCTCTTGCTATATTCCAAAACTAACACTCCAACCTATTATTGAGAATGCAATCTATCATGGGCTTGAAATGAAAATGGACAGGGGATTGGTAACGATACGAACCAAATTGGCGGAAAAGCTACTCTTAATCGAGATTAGCGATGATGGGGTAGGTGTCGAACCAGGCTTGCTTGAGAAGATAAATAATTCCTTTAAAGCGTGGAATACCATCAAAATGAAAGGCAAAGAAACAGGCGGCAGCGGGATCGCCCTTACAAATGTAAATAGTCGTATAAAGATGATGTATGGAGAAGAGTATGGACTCTATATGTACAGCACCCAGAATATAGGATCAATGATAGAAATTTTGCTTCCAATCAGCGGACAGGAGGAAAAAGAAAGGACAGAGAGCGGTGGGTGAATTATTACGAATTAGAGAACTCACGACAGGCCGTTTTCACGGCTCGGCTTTACATGAATTCCGATTACAAATTTTCGAACAGGAGCTTTTGGGCCTTGTCGGGCTAAACGGCTCGGGTAAGAGCACTCTTGCCGGGATTTTCGCAGGAGAAATTCCCGTAAAGCAGGGTGTGCTTTTTTTTGATGGGAACAGGTACGATTGGACTGTACAGAAGATTTCTCGAACGTTTTTTGAGCGTGTGGGGTTTTATGTTGTTCGAAATGAAACACGCCTCATAGGTAATCTTAATATTGCCGAAAACATGTCCATTTCTTTCAAACCGCATCTGCGAGATATATGGAAAAATCCTGGTAAACAGGAAAAAGTAGTCACCGCTGTCCTCCATGAGTTTACACCGTCACTTAACCCTTACGAGAAGGGAGGTAC
This window of the Sediminispirochaeta bajacaliforniensis DSM 16054 genome carries:
- a CDS encoding sensor histidine kinase is translated as MAKARRAVNRTIAAALLCHLSCILFLTLVLIVSFVFDFFHCILGLTFRALFIVLYLYCLASFIKHVYSPLKKVEEAMEQLSREEDTDIFRVFEIDSNDSGGALSTHFAELIQLLKESLNREYTADILKKEAELNALQSQINPHFLYNVLDAIRGHALTEGVTEIADMTEALSKLFRYSVSHWESEVTLDRELVNVQNYFKIQQYRFNNKFDLRILIEDNEEDTLSCYIPKLTLQPIIENAIYHGLEMKMDRGLVTIRTKLAEKLLLIEISDDGVGVEPGLLEKINNSFKAWNTIKMKGKETGGSGIALTNVNSRIKMMYGEEYGLYMYSTQNIGSMIEILLPISGQEEKERTESGG